TATGTTTAACCCAATTGCAAAACCAGCAAGCATTGTCCAGCCAATATAAATTTCTTTTCGTAAAAATAGTGGTTTTCGACCGGCGAGAACATCTCTGATCATTCCGCCACCTGTTCCGGTTAAAGCTGCAGCTACCAAAACGGCACTAAGTGGATGACCCATTTCTGTGGCATATAACGCTCCTTGAATGGCAAAGGCAGCTAGACCCATGGCATCAAATAGGATTCCGAATCTTAACCAGCGATTAATCCAAAGCGCAGGAAATAAGAAGGCGATGGTCATAACAATGATAGCAATTGTAAACAGCGTACCTTGATCCCAAAGAGCAGAGACAGGAACACCAATCAGTAAATTTCGAATCGCCCCTCCACCAAATGCAGTGACAAGTCCTAATATATAGACGCCCATTAGGTCATAATCTTCTTCCATGGCTACGATGACTCCACTTAATGCAAAGGCAACGGTACCTATGACATTTAATATATCCCAAGTCATCACGTCGTCTCCTTTTATGTTTGATCATGGTGTGTAAAACAAAAAGCAAGGGTCCAACTTAACAAGTGTTAAGTTAAACCCTATAATGTACATATGCTTAACAAATT
Above is a genomic segment from Bacillus sp. FJAT-45037 containing:
- a CDS encoding trimeric intracellular cation channel family protein, which encodes MTWDILNVIGTVAFALSGVIVAMEEDYDLMGVYILGLVTAFGGGAIRNLLIGVPVSALWDQGTLFTIAIIVMTIAFLFPALWINRWLRFGILFDAMGLAAFAIQGALYATEMGHPLSAVLVAAALTGTGGGMIRDVLAGRKPLFLRKEIYIGWTMLAGFAIGLNIVSGTVGLWTLFTVMVVLRMLSVHYRWQLPHRKIEQLST